In the Nitrospirales bacterium LBB_01 genome, one interval contains:
- a CDS encoding VWA domain-containing protein, with translation MQKRVVLTAIAAVVLVMVVSVVVASVSATNPKKAPFEINDVKVRDFAKVAAVVVSNDTDVPLKKENVSVTVDDQTIGDFSLTAVNDESTSLILAIDVSRSMNGIPIANVKKYASYLLALFSDGNYVTLMTFGNYIKVIENLSDDKSVLTSKIDSLTALEQKTLLYDGISEGIKLAEKSKTAKTSMLVITDAMDDHSDMPIETLMKEVRKPNIPIHVMIYGKHRQYFELLDNITKLTKGTMLVNPGFEEIQSLSRAVFVPKRVKYLIDYNYSGPTGKHVCLVKLKYQGQDIELKKEFVIPSLSANAPESTPRAAVESKPKEVAAVTESSFKESVQSNQWLFLLIIIVLLFVIVIILLLRKDKKSDNTSLGQTIKAIQDELKKVTAGVAEIKRAELVITDNDGVETFIHSLMSEFVAGVQENLKNILRRLEMETKNAISNVRETKSQEYAALQQDIAVITDTVKSGTGAFEKISEGIRESIKNELTDGVGKTQAKVKETLIETIEEFKKALTGNFSSKLETLSGVIATKETIKDFEKRLEAVSTFITGIPPMRNAFVQHQSDIEAKLTNLAEQISELKQSVQKPVVEMTAQEKIDYEKIADANKDMMKDFEKRLEAVSTFITGIPPMRNAFEKHQLDIEGMLLSLAEQVSELKQSAHSTDDGMVEQEKIDYEKIAEANKETMKDFEKRLEAVSSFITGIPPMRNAFVQHQSDIEDKLTNLAEQISELKQSVQKPVVEMTAQEKIDYEKIADANKETTKDFEMRLEAVSKFIAGIPPMKNAFMQHQSDIEGKLAGLSAEMASLKDTILSFKTGGING, from the coding sequence ATGCAAAAAAGGGTGGTTCTTACTGCTATAGCGGCAGTGGTGTTGGTGATGGTCGTGTCGGTAGTGGTTGCCTCAGTCAGTGCTACCAATCCTAAGAAGGCTCCGTTTGAAATTAACGATGTAAAAGTTAGAGATTTTGCCAAAGTGGCAGCTGTAGTGGTCTCTAACGATACGGATGTTCCGTTAAAGAAGGAAAATGTAAGTGTTACAGTAGATGACCAAACCATCGGTGATTTTTCATTAACAGCGGTTAACGATGAGTCCACGTCTCTTATTTTGGCAATTGACGTCAGTCGGAGCATGAACGGTATTCCTATTGCAAACGTAAAAAAATACGCCTCCTACCTGTTAGCTCTTTTTTCTGACGGTAACTATGTAACTCTTATGACTTTTGGAAACTATATAAAAGTGATTGAGAATCTTTCCGATGATAAATCTGTCCTCACAAGTAAGATAGATTCACTAACGGCACTTGAGCAAAAAACGCTGCTTTATGACGGCATTTCAGAGGGAATTAAATTAGCCGAAAAGTCTAAAACGGCAAAAACATCTATGCTTGTGATTACAGACGCTATGGACGACCATAGCGATATGCCGATTGAGACTCTCATGAAAGAGGTAAGAAAACCTAATATTCCTATACATGTAATGATATATGGCAAGCACCGTCAGTACTTTGAACTACTTGACAACATTACAAAACTAACAAAAGGCACTATGCTGGTTAATCCAGGATTTGAGGAGATTCAGAGTCTTTCAAGGGCGGTTTTCGTTCCTAAACGGGTTAAATATTTGATAGATTACAACTACTCAGGGCCGACCGGCAAACATGTGTGTCTTGTTAAACTGAAGTATCAGGGACAAGACATCGAACTAAAGAAGGAGTTTGTTATACCTTCACTAAGTGCCAATGCGCCTGAGAGCACACCTCGTGCTGCCGTTGAGTCAAAACCCAAAGAGGTGGCTGCCGTTACTGAGTCCTCTTTTAAGGAGTCGGTGCAAAGCAATCAGTGGCTGTTTTTGTTGATAATTATTGTGTTACTGTTTGTAATAGTAATTATATTGCTTTTAAGAAAAGACAAAAAATCTGACAATACATCACTTGGGCAAACAATTAAAGCCATACAGGATGAGCTCAAAAAGGTCACTGCCGGAGTTGCTGAAATAAAGAGAGCGGAACTGGTAATAACGGATAATGATGGTGTTGAGACATTTATTCACAGCTTGATGAGCGAATTTGTAGCGGGCGTTCAGGAAAACTTAAAAAACATTCTGAGAAGGCTTGAGATGGAAACAAAAAATGCAATCTCTAATGTCAGGGAGACAAAGAGTCAGGAGTATGCGGCTTTGCAGCAAGACATCGCAGTCATTACTGACACTGTAAAGTCAGGGACAGGAGCTTTTGAAAAAATTTCAGAGGGAATAAGAGAGTCAATTAAAAATGAGCTGACTGACGGCGTTGGTAAAACTCAGGCTAAGGTGAAAGAAACACTTATTGAGACAATTGAAGAATTTAAAAAGGCGCTTACTGGTAACTTTAGCTCTAAACTTGAGACTTTGTCAGGAGTAATTGCTACAAAGGAAACGATAAAGGATTTCGAGAAGCGGCTTGAGGCGGTGTCCACATTTATAACCGGAATTCCGCCAATGAGGAACGCCTTTGTGCAGCATCAAAGTGATATAGAAGCCAAACTGACAAATCTTGCTGAACAAATTTCCGAGCTTAAACAGAGTGTTCAAAAGCCTGTAGTTGAAATGACAGCACAAGAGAAAATAGACTATGAGAAAATCGCCGATGCTAACAAGGATATGATGAAGGATTTCGAGAAGCGGCTTGAGGCAGTGTCCACATTTATAACCGGAATTCCGCCAATGAGGAATGCTTTTGAAAAGCACCAACTTGATATAGAGGGTATGCTTTTGAGTCTTGCTGAGCAAGTTTCTGAGCTTAAACAAAGTGCTCATAGTACCGATGACGGAATGGTAGAACAAGAGAAAATAGATTATGAAAAAATCGCTGAAGCTAACAAGGAAACGATGAAAGATTTTGAGAAGCGGCTTGAAGCAGTGTCTTCATTTATAACCGGAATTCCGCCAATGAGGAACGCCTTTGTACAGCATCAAAGTGATATAGAAGACAAACTGACAAATCTTGCTGAACAAATTTCCGAGCTTAAACAGAGTGTTCAAAAGCCTGTAGTTGAAATGACCGCACAAGAGAAAATAGATTATGAAAAAATCGCCGATGCTAACAAGGAAACGACGAAAGATTTTGAGATGAGGCTTGAGGCAGTGTCCAAATTTATCGCAGGAATTCCTCCTATGAAAAACGCATTTATGCAGCATCAGAGCGACATAGAGGGTAAACTTGCTGGACTTTCAGCGGAAATGGCATCACTAAAAGACACCATATTGAGTTTTAAGACAGGAGGAATTAATGGATGA
- a CDS encoding LemA family protein → MNDRDQINEILKKVYATELGLIEKAPSIALKNKHGLSRIYAALWSKQSAAIKTAIFALIMAAISAAVYYYNSFTINYFNVVMERAQIEAQLQRRNDLIPNLVATASKYMNYEQNVFTHVSDVRAAVKSLDKTIELKGLKADDLSVLSKFQAVAEAYPILKSSEAYTLLLKELSDTETKIVEMRIAYNKESSYYNSRLKMFPGNIFNLLFKFKQMPVFESVVKAKITPGVK, encoded by the coding sequence ATGAACGACAGAGATCAAATTAATGAGATTCTAAAGAAGGTCTATGCCACGGAGCTTGGGCTTATAGAGAAAGCTCCGAGCATAGCCCTAAAAAATAAGCATGGTCTTAGCAGGATATATGCAGCACTGTGGAGCAAGCAGTCGGCAGCTATAAAGACAGCCATCTTTGCTCTTATCATGGCTGCGATTTCTGCTGCAGTGTATTACTACAACTCATTTACAATAAACTACTTTAACGTTGTGATGGAAAGAGCTCAGATAGAGGCGCAGCTTCAAAGAAGAAACGACTTGATTCCTAATCTTGTTGCAACAGCCAGCAAGTATATGAACTATGAGCAGAATGTTTTCACGCATGTCTCTGACGTAAGGGCTGCCGTAAAATCCCTTGATAAGACAATTGAACTTAAAGGGCTTAAGGCTGACGATCTTTCTGTGCTGTCTAAGTTTCAGGCTGTTGCTGAGGCCTATCCAATCCTTAAGTCCTCAGAGGCATACACTCTTTTGCTTAAGGAGCTCTCAGACACTGAGACGAAAATAGTGGAAATGAGAATTGCTTACAACAAAGAGTCAAGTTATTACAATTCAAGATTAAAAATGTTTCCGGGTAATATATTTAACCTCCTGTTCAAATTTAAGCAGATGCCGGTTTTTGAATCTGTGGTAAAGGCTAAGATTACTCCTGGGGTTAAATAG
- a CDS encoding cation transporter: MKYPECEYCGKWSPRLSVIGNFTMSIFKFMVGLTTNSQGLMADGVHSIADTISSLFVLIALKIAGKPKDEGHPFGHGKVEYLSTMSASVFIFICAVFILIDALHSFKTGTRPIPENAAIAATLLSLLYGWLMYTSNTCAATQLNSPALLADAAESKADSLASIAVLAGLIGSKLGYVYADTIAALVVAVFVFHISVEMFMKGVNGLIDVAVDKDILQDISNTCMSIKGIEGVKKIRSRCMGQKCSVELEIEVLSSKTVLETQELVGYVRNLVLHKVEGIDEVFVKTVPVNRWWRLG, translated from the coding sequence ATGAAATATCCAGAGTGTGAATATTGCGGTAAGTGGTCGCCGCGGCTGAGCGTTATCGGCAATTTTACGATGTCCATTTTTAAGTTCATGGTAGGGTTGACAACAAACAGTCAAGGGCTTATGGCTGACGGTGTGCACTCAATAGCGGATACGATATCGTCGTTGTTTGTGTTGATAGCGTTAAAGATAGCCGGTAAGCCAAAAGATGAGGGACACCCGTTTGGGCATGGGAAAGTTGAGTATTTAAGCACGATGTCGGCAAGTGTGTTTATATTTATCTGTGCCGTGTTTATATTAATAGACGCTCTGCATAGTTTTAAGACAGGGACAAGGCCGATACCTGAAAATGCCGCAATAGCTGCAACACTGCTGTCTTTGTTGTATGGATGGTTAATGTACACATCTAATACGTGTGCTGCTACGCAGTTAAACTCACCGGCTCTGTTGGCTGACGCCGCCGAAAGTAAGGCCGACAGCCTCGCCTCAATTGCAGTGTTAGCGGGGCTTATCGGCTCTAAGCTTGGCTATGTGTATGCTGACACGATAGCAGCCCTCGTTGTAGCGGTGTTTGTGTTTCACATCAGTGTTGAGATGTTTATGAAAGGAGTAAACGGGCTTATTGATGTGGCCGTCGATAAAGACATACTACAGGATATTTCCAATACCTGTATGTCAATAAAGGGCATTGAAGGAGTGAAAAAGATACGGTCAAGGTGTATGGGTCAGAAGTGTTCTGTTGAACTTGAGATAGAGGTGTTAAGCTCAAAAACAGTGCTTGAAACGCAGGAGCTTGTCGGATATGTCAGAAATCTGGTATTACATAAGGTAGAGGGCATCGATGAGGTGTTTGTAAAAACAGTGCCTGTTAACAGATGGTGGAGGCTTGGATGA
- a CDS encoding HEAT repeat domain-containing protein codes for MDDKSTHGKSVILDGFAKALNASGSAILDMYDTTAGLVSKAANTVVNFTPRMPSLPKLPDNMFSSLKFTKPGESRKSLDAKIKDYEGKVKKLYAEVGRLSAEGEDAESENIGAIVRQVKEFEREIERLRARQLELKELEKEEEAQRRQSKSSISSINKKGKPDEGKVSAAVEAAIQRAIRGREFLTDSEREIFAKIAGDILDVEMEIKIMAVSELGRFGFKSAVPILIEAAGYKNPYLISDIINALINLGDTSAIPFLKEAAKFPNFRVRVGSLRGLYKLADDNDAIPVFLNALKDEHQEVRKTAATFLGWRDSSDTVPSLVQALHDREEGVKRAAITALSTIKDKAAVSPLIRTLTDESRDIREKALEAIKTITGEYVSFNLDLTGDVLASEIDKLRRWWLGVKTLELSPLVTESVSTETAAPQDAQEPETASEGE; via the coding sequence ATGGACGATAAATCAACACACGGAAAATCGGTTATACTTGATGGGTTTGCAAAGGCATTAAACGCAAGCGGTTCTGCGATTTTAGACATGTATGACACAACGGCAGGTCTTGTGTCAAAGGCGGCAAACACTGTAGTAAACTTTACGCCAAGAATGCCAAGTCTGCCAAAGCTTCCTGACAATATGTTCTCTTCTCTGAAATTTACAAAACCTGGTGAAAGTAGAAAGAGTCTGGATGCCAAAATTAAAGATTATGAAGGTAAAGTAAAGAAACTCTACGCAGAGGTCGGGAGACTTAGCGCTGAGGGAGAGGATGCAGAATCAGAAAATATAGGAGCAATTGTCAGGCAGGTTAAGGAGTTTGAACGCGAGATAGAGCGGTTAAGAGCCAGGCAATTAGAGCTCAAAGAGCTTGAAAAAGAGGAAGAGGCACAGAGACGTCAGTCAAAATCTTCAATCAGTTCGATAAATAAAAAGGGTAAACCGGATGAGGGCAAAGTATCGGCCGCTGTGGAGGCAGCCATACAGAGGGCAATACGCGGCAGAGAGTTCCTGACGGACTCAGAGCGTGAGATATTTGCTAAAATTGCAGGAGATATTCTTGACGTTGAGATGGAAATAAAGATAATGGCAGTGTCAGAGCTTGGACGCTTCGGATTTAAATCTGCAGTGCCAATTCTGATAGAGGCAGCTGGGTACAAAAATCCATACCTGATTTCAGATATAATAAATGCACTGATAAATCTGGGTGATACGTCAGCCATTCCATTTTTAAAAGAGGCAGCAAAGTTTCCCAATTTCAGGGTGAGAGTGGGCAGTTTGCGGGGGCTTTATAAGCTTGCCGATGATAATGACGCAATCCCTGTGTTTCTCAATGCGCTAAAGGATGAGCATCAGGAGGTCAGAAAAACAGCAGCAACATTTCTTGGCTGGAGAGATTCTTCTGATACAGTGCCCTCCCTTGTACAAGCGCTTCACGACAGGGAAGAGGGAGTAAAAAGAGCGGCAATAACGGCTCTTTCAACGATAAAAGACAAGGCGGCAGTCTCACCCCTTATTCGCACTCTTACCGATGAGTCACGCGATATACGAGAAAAGGCGCTTGAGGCCATAAAGACCATAACCGGCGAGTATGTGTCTTTCAATCTTGACCTCACAGGTGATGTGCTTGCCTCTGAGATAGATAAGTTACGGAGATGGTGGCTTGGGGTGAAGACCCTTGAGTTATCCCCTTTAGTAACCGAATCGGTTTCTACTGAAACTGCAGCACCACAAGATGCTCAGGAGCCGGAGACCGCCTCTGAGGGTGAGTAG
- a CDS encoding EcsC family protein, translating to MAEKYEWFDKVLTVCGTNLPSIKADVNDLMEEFDLKMGPNTPQKYISYAVSSKLMKKAAFKAAGIGGLTTLPMTIPVIGAIGTVLAGSLVDLALVLRLQIELCFAISAAYGVELDEDELKAITLALLGFSGSSQAFKATAATVLRSAVDEIAQGYINRGVEVATVEFAERLIPRLLKKYYRYIPYIGVPLGAAFNLASTMTVGNHARKYFSVWDDDNLKVSWKNDN from the coding sequence ATGGCTGAGAAATACGAATGGTTTGATAAGGTGCTGACTGTATGCGGCACGAATCTTCCGAGTATTAAGGCAGACGTTAATGATCTTATGGAGGAGTTTGATTTAAAAATGGGCCCGAATACGCCGCAAAAGTATATATCTTATGCCGTCTCCAGTAAGCTTATGAAAAAGGCAGCGTTTAAGGCGGCTGGAATTGGAGGCCTTACGACCCTTCCTATGACTATTCCTGTGATTGGAGCTATTGGAACAGTGCTTGCCGGTTCGCTTGTTGACTTAGCATTGGTGTTAAGACTTCAGATAGAGCTTTGTTTTGCCATTTCTGCTGCGTACGGAGTAGAACTTGACGAGGATGAGCTAAAGGCAATAACGCTGGCACTCCTGGGGTTTTCCGGTTCAAGTCAGGCGTTTAAAGCCACTGCCGCCACTGTGCTTAGAAGCGCAGTAGATGAGATTGCACAAGGCTACATCAACAGAGGGGTTGAGGTAGCTACTGTTGAGTTTGCAGAGAGGCTTATTCCACGACTGTTAAAGAAATACTACAGATATATACCATATATAGGGGTGCCTCTGGGGGCCGCCTTTAATCTTGCCTCAACTATGACAGTCGGAAACCATGCACGGAAATATTTTAGTGTGTGGGATGACGATAATTTAAAAGTAAGCTGGAAAAATGATAACTAA
- a CDS encoding tetratricopeptide repeat protein yields MKDTIKKMKLNVDLSGFKIVAKTVFTNGKRLLDGMIDAYNNVTQLNPADAIDIYIAAGDKMRQNGDYEGAIRSYKKVLEVDSTHLETLMKLGKAYVSVGLPNEAIEMLSRAAVLNRSDAQCFYHLGSSYYMIDEYAKAVTSFNESIKLDPSFAEAYYKLGLVHDSLSEFDKSIEAYQHAISLNPNFIKAYQSIGLAYEGRGQREEALKYFKKALELEGKGFK; encoded by the coding sequence ATGAAGGATACGATAAAGAAAATGAAATTAAACGTGGATTTGAGCGGGTTTAAAATAGTTGCAAAAACAGTGTTTACAAACGGTAAGCGTCTGTTGGACGGTATGATAGACGCCTATAATAATGTGACACAGCTAAACCCAGCCGATGCTATTGATATTTACATAGCAGCTGGCGACAAGATGAGACAAAACGGCGACTATGAGGGCGCTATAAGGTCATATAAAAAGGTGTTGGAGGTTGACAGCACGCATTTGGAAACTCTCATGAAACTTGGAAAGGCGTATGTGAGTGTGGGGCTTCCTAATGAGGCAATAGAGATGCTTAGCCGTGCTGCTGTGCTAAACCGCTCAGACGCCCAGTGTTTCTATCACCTTGGCTCATCCTACTACATGATTGATGAGTACGCAAAGGCTGTAACATCCTTTAATGAGTCAATAAAATTAGACCCCTCTTTTGCAGAGGCATATTACAAACTAGGGCTTGTGCATGACAGCTTGTCTGAGTTTGATAAATCAATAGAGGCGTACCAACATGCGATTTCTCTAAATCCTAACTTCATAAAAGCATACCAGAGCATTGGGCTTGCTTATGAGGGCAGGGGGCAGAGGGAAGAGGCACTGAAGTATTTCAAAAAGGCACTTGAGTTAGAAGGAAAAGGGTTTAAATAA
- a CDS encoding LemA family protein — MITKKIKTKYLTAKYILALAGIILLYKSLVHAFIYNQLVDEEHIYDISANNLRVEEERRIRVLESAGNAANTYMETENKLFNIMIELNGLIRSGTNYAAQEHAKSEVVRLLSELSYLRERSPELMAKGPFLYLMDIMTKTEARIANARRLYNVAVYEYNDYIYLFPFNIFARGLGFHEKQFYKAEEGAEHVPVVD, encoded by the coding sequence ATGATAACTAAAAAAATCAAAACGAAATATTTAACCGCAAAGTACATTTTAGCTTTGGCAGGCATTATTTTGCTTTATAAATCGCTGGTTCATGCGTTTATCTACAATCAGCTTGTGGATGAGGAACACATTTATGATATATCTGCAAATAACCTCCGGGTTGAGGAGGAGAGACGGATTCGCGTGCTTGAAAGCGCAGGCAATGCTGCAAACACTTACATGGAGACAGAAAACAAGCTGTTTAACATTATGATAGAGTTAAACGGACTAATCAGAAGCGGTACGAACTATGCCGCACAAGAGCACGCAAAAAGCGAGGTAGTGCGTCTTTTAAGCGAGCTGTCATACTTGAGAGAGAGATCCCCTGAGCTTATGGCAAAAGGGCCTTTTTTATATTTGATGGATATAATGACAAAAACTGAGGCACGTATTGCTAACGCAAGAAGACTTTATAACGTGGCTGTCTATGAGTACAATGATTATATATACCTGTTTCCATTTAACATCTTTGCCAGAGGGCTTGGTTTTCATGAGAAACAGTTTTATAAAGCTGAGGAGGGAGCAGAGCATGTCCCAGTGGTTGATTAG
- a CDS encoding PDZ domain-containing protein, which produces MADTSESKYRNNGLNGFEQPRASCPKSFRPWIWTLVLLAIMTLAWAFYESYKEGGIVRNILETDDLSKMVKMKKANPYDRVALQQPVGQVQASYHEIIDKVRPAVISIDVLLDPNPQTQVAFQMPELVANQQPVVYTRVGSGVIVEPAGYVLTSYHVIDGAKKMKGTVYLPGGGKEYKLKVVNVDKDADLALLRLDGEGPFPHADLGDSNAVRTGDVVVALGSPFGFDYSVSVGVISSRDRSITVGGKVYDGLFQTDAALNKGSSGGPLVNVAGEVIAISDAIYSPTGGFTGVGFAIPVSEASKLVAGVVDFNNIVPQVGGQMVAWAKQGKQVGNSYRLPSGMTITPPHPYRGKCLDCHPQLCQLGGQGMLAVRPNGQQNQGAVPAALQQNTQGTQPFFGALLLDVDSVIATHFNLAHRGGLLVDKVYPATPAEAAGLNRGDVILRVDGKKIANVAEFKTIIADKPAGSKFDLTVATGDTRKTLTMKTIPEPPFLPKMTQTTKPIKEFDWLGTEVEPIKPPLSAYVKNGVYVSDAGGVLKAAGVIKGDIITSINNKPVYDIFSFVGMTADVNVKEGFVLDIIRSGSPMFISVKG; this is translated from the coding sequence ATGGCAGACACGAGTGAGAGCAAATACAGAAACAACGGCCTGAACGGTTTTGAGCAGCCGCGAGCGAGCTGCCCTAAAAGCTTCAGACCGTGGATTTGGACCCTTGTACTTCTGGCGATAATGACGTTAGCGTGGGCTTTTTACGAAAGTTACAAGGAAGGGGGTATTGTCAGAAATATCCTCGAAACAGATGATCTCTCAAAGATGGTAAAGATGAAAAAGGCCAATCCTTATGACCGAGTGGCTTTACAGCAGCCTGTTGGTCAGGTGCAGGCAAGTTACCATGAAATCATAGACAAGGTTAGACCGGCAGTGATAAGCATAGATGTGCTTTTAGACCCTAATCCTCAAACTCAAGTGGCGTTTCAAATGCCTGAGCTTGTTGCTAATCAACAGCCTGTGGTTTACACTCGGGTTGGCTCAGGGGTCATCGTTGAGCCTGCGGGATATGTGCTTACTAGTTACCATGTGATAGACGGCGCAAAGAAAATGAAGGGCACTGTGTATCTGCCCGGAGGCGGAAAAGAGTACAAGCTGAAAGTGGTTAACGTAGATAAAGACGCTGATTTAGCGCTTCTTAGATTAGACGGTGAGGGTCCATTTCCCCATGCCGATTTAGGAGATTCCAATGCCGTGCGCACAGGGGATGTTGTTGTAGCGCTTGGCAGCCCGTTTGGTTTTGACTATAGCGTTAGTGTTGGAGTTATAAGCAGCCGTGACCGCTCAATTACTGTAGGCGGCAAGGTGTATGATGGATTGTTTCAGACCGATGCCGCTTTGAATAAAGGCAGCAGTGGAGGCCCTCTGGTTAATGTTGCCGGTGAGGTTATAGCGATAAGCGATGCCATTTATTCCCCAACGGGAGGTTTTACAGGCGTTGGATTTGCTATTCCAGTAAGTGAGGCCTCAAAATTAGTGGCTGGAGTTGTAGATTTTAATAACATAGTGCCTCAGGTTGGCGGCCAGATGGTGGCATGGGCAAAGCAAGGCAAGCAGGTTGGAAATTCCTACAGGCTCCCAAGCGGTATGACGATAACACCGCCCCATCCGTACAGAGGCAAGTGTCTGGACTGTCACCCGCAATTGTGTCAGCTTGGCGGGCAAGGCATGTTGGCAGTACGACCCAACGGACAACAGAATCAGGGTGCAGTGCCGGCAGCATTACAACAAAACACACAGGGGACACAGCCCTTCTTTGGCGCACTCCTGCTTGATGTGGACTCAGTCATAGCAACCCACTTTAACCTTGCGCACAGAGGTGGTCTGCTTGTAGATAAAGTCTATCCAGCAACACCCGCAGAGGCGGCAGGACTTAATAGGGGAGACGTTATCCTCCGAGTAGATGGCAAAAAGATTGCCAATGTTGCTGAGTTTAAAACAATCATAGCGGACAAACCTGCTGGTTCTAAGTTTGATTTAACTGTGGCTACCGGAGATACGAGAAAAACATTGACAATGAAGACAATCCCTGAGCCGCCGTTTCTTCCTAAAATGACGCAGACGACAAAACCGATAAAAGAGTTCGATTGGCTTGGAACGGAGGTTGAACCGATTAAGCCGCCTCTTTCGGCTTATGTTAAAAACGGTGTTTATGTTTCCGATGCCGGTGGTGTGCTAAAGGCAGCCGGAGTTATCAAAGGTGATATCATAACCTCTATCAACAATAAGCCGGTTTATGATATATTTTCCTTTGTTGGAATGACAGCTGATGTCAATGTTAAGGAGGGGTTTGTACTTGACATAATAAGGTCAGGAAGCCCCATGTTTATATCTGTTAAGGGATAA
- a CDS encoding sulfite exporter TauE/SafE family protein, with protein sequence MILKLAALVVLIALISGCAEVLVVPQHLTLDGVLDVLKVVFVGLFVGFLGTMIGAGGGFLLVPILLIFYKFTPQHAIGTSTAVVFLNALSGTFSYIEQRRIDYELGVKFSVIAVVGVIIGAFLTQALNFLVFSIIFSVLLIALSYSMIFMDDFSLVCENNLVRPKTRVLNDAYGQAHTYSPDLSVGLGGSFIVGILSGLLGIGGGLLHVPLMGFIGIPIHVAAATSHFIIVITSFFGVLAFIGLHTIDFDYAIFIGVGTILGALFGAKAAKRTNGEVIKKIIAFLLIVMALKLLLNLR encoded by the coding sequence ATGATATTGAAATTAGCGGCGCTTGTTGTGCTGATAGCGCTTATCTCTGGTTGTGCAGAGGTGCTTGTGGTGCCTCAACACCTGACTCTGGACGGTGTTTTAGATGTGCTAAAGGTTGTGTTTGTAGGGCTGTTTGTTGGGTTTCTGGGCACAATGATAGGGGCTGGTGGCGGCTTTTTACTGGTGCCGATACTTTTGATTTTCTATAAATTTACGCCTCAACATGCAATAGGTACATCCACTGCAGTGGTGTTTTTAAATGCGCTTTCCGGCACGTTTTCCTATATAGAACAGAGACGAATAGACTATGAGCTTGGAGTGAAGTTTTCAGTGATAGCGGTCGTGGGTGTAATAATCGGAGCGTTTCTAACACAGGCCTTAAATTTCCTGGTGTTTTCTATAATATTCTCTGTTTTATTGATAGCGCTTTCTTACAGCATGATATTTATGGATGATTTTTCTCTGGTTTGTGAAAATAACCTTGTGCGTCCTAAGACACGAGTGTTAAACGATGCCTACGGGCAGGCGCACACGTACTCGCCTGATCTTTCGGTCGGGCTTGGCGGAAGTTTTATAGTGGGTATTCTTTCAGGGCTTCTTGGAATAGGCGGCGGACTCCTGCACGTGCCTCTTATGGGCTTTATAGGCATACCAATACATGTTGCTGCCGCTACCAGCCACTTTATTATAGTGATAACCAGTTTCTTTGGCGTACTGGCCTTTATAGGGCTTCACACGATAGACTTTGATTATGCAATTTTTATAGGAGTTGGAACAATACTGGGCGCTCTGTTTGGCGCAAAAGCTGCAAAACGCACCAATGGTGAAGTTATAAAAAAGATAATAGCTTTTCTGTTAATTGTTATGGCGTTGAAACTGTTATTGAATCTCAGGTAA